The sequence below is a genomic window from Harpia harpyja isolate bHarHar1 chromosome 3, bHarHar1 primary haplotype, whole genome shotgun sequence.
CTCTGCTCCTGGGCcctcatctccagctgctgcgtcctcagctccagctgctgcctcccctgctccagctcctgcagcagccgagtCATCTCTCGGCTCAGATAGGTCTCACGCTGCTGCATGCGCTCGCGTGTGGCCTCATCCGGCGCGTCACTGACCACCTGAGCATTGCAGAGGATGCTTCGCACAACCAGGGTGAAGAACTGCATGGCAGCCATggcctgcaggaggagggagagaaggggttcaggggggctgggagggagggagctggcgtcggggggagcaggggcgggagccgcagggagctgggggcaggtaGGAGAGGGGGcgaggcagctgggaggcagcaaggcCTGCGCCCAGCCCTGGTGGCGGCGGCATCGTGCCCTGCCCAAGGTGTTGCCGCGAGCAGCTGGGCCCTCGATGCAGGCTGagaacccacccccccccccgggggccctcgtccagcccagcctccccccgcctGCGCACTCACCGCTCGCCCAGGCTGTActggggcagcgctgccagctggtgccttttataccccccccccccccattgtgaCTCGTCCCCTCTGATGTCACAGGTGCCAGAGCGCATCACGGGCACGCccgccggccagccccggcctTCGGCCTCACCCCGGCTCAGCGACTCACAGCTGCCCTGGTGTACTGGTGAAGGCTGGGCTAGAGTTCGTTTTCTTCACGGGAGCTTGCGTGCTGCTTTATGTTGGATTTCTTGCCATCTGCCTGCCAACGGCAATCTCACAATCACGGAAcgtcctgagttggaagggacccccgagggtcatcgagtccaacccctGACTCTGCATCGGGCAACCTTAAAGAGAAATCCTAGAATCCTAGAATCccttaggctggaaaagacccttaagaccatcgagtccaactgcaAACCTCACCCTGCCAACTCCTCCAGTAAACCATGTCCCCGAGCACCACGgctacatgttttttaaatacctgcaggcaTGCTGcctcaaccacttctctgggcagcctgttccaatgcttgataacccttgcAATAAAGATAGTTTTCTTAATATTCAATCAGTTGTGCAGACTAAACAACCctagctccctcagctgctcctcaaaggacttgttctctagacccttcaccagctttgctgctcttctttggatgcgctccagcacctcagtgtcatTCCTGTACTGAGTGGCCGAAATCTGAGCAGACTAATTGAGGCGAAGTCTCACCAGTGCTGTGTCCAGCAGGGGATGATGACTTCCATAGTCCTGCTGCCTATGTCGccgaggctcacacaatcaaattaaacaTGTTAAAATCAACAAGTGTATTCTTCAATCAAAAACGTTTAGAACTCCAACAACAGTagtaaaccacaggttcaatgatgtaaggggaaatgTATACTACAGGACCTTGTTAAGAATTCTTAAGCTGTAGAAATATTAACCCAAAACGCGCATATAACTCACTCTAATGAATGAAGGCTCTCAACCTTGAGGTGGTACTTCCAGTGCTGTGTCGACCAAAGGGGatagtccccaactgcagacccgctgctccaaggaggaccaACTTAATTTGCCCTCTGGCAGGGCACCATTTATACCATCGTCGAATCTGGCTTGTGGTTATATATGGTCATATTAGTCCTCATTGGTCGAGGGTCAACACTTTGTTATTCCTACATGTGTACCTGGTGGTTGTAACTCGACCGTGCAGGTGGGGCGGCTTGACCCCCTGACTGtggcttctggggtttttttctctttttcatggcCGAGAAGTTTCAGTCTCTATCAGGGCGAGTGTAcctgccacacaatccaccccgtgaccacagccACAATTCAGctggtttccttggagtggtggtacagtgaccccttgcctccaaagttaaaagggatCACAGTTTTGGTGAgttttgacgctcattgtggatCGTCATTTCCTTCTTATTCTGAAGTTATAATGGGGTATCTAATACAGTAAAaggttttaagggagtatacttaaccatTAATACAGATTTCACTACCACGCGTTTAATAAAGTTTATTGTAATACAGATTATAATAATCATAACTACAATCATTGTTAAAGATTGGAAGAGGCTGGTTATCCATCTCgacaaagaaaatccaaacatacCAAAAACCTTTCCCAGCCAATTAGTCCCTAGTGCAGCAACATTTGCATCTGAGTCTTTTGCCACTTTCTTCATTTTGTTGATTTGGTCCTGAAGCAGCACTGATACATTTGGAATGTGGACACAGCAGTCATCCACTGACATGTTCAAAACTCTTCATACACCTTTCTCCTTTAGTAGCATCAAATCCAGTATGGCTCGGGTTTGGATGGTCATTTTACTCGTATGTTGTAACTGATCGTTCAAGAGCCCCAAACTGTCAGACACAGCATTGGCTAAGGCTGATAGTTGTAGACCCAGTTCTAGAATGCTCTGTCGGTTTCACACCAGAGCAATTCCTAGCCCAAATATTGACTCCATCCACCATCCGACTTGTGTTGAGGCTTCCTGCCATCCCTTCTGAAAATCCCTTGGCCTATGTTCCCACCACTTGTATGGCATAGGTCCTTCCCAATtaacaggacagagagaaagcacATCTAATGTGCAGGCTAGTCCTGGGATGGTTGGATATAGTCGGGAATATAGGTGGCCGTCAGAACATGCCCACACTAAGTTAGGGTGTGCTGAGACGCTGGATGTTTGACATGAACCTGGTATGGTAGTAAGGGGACGACAGTAGTCTCTCTCGCTCCAGTTCAGGACCAAAGGTTGTGAGTAGCTAGTATTGCTACACAGACAGCCTTGTATTAGAGCTTCTTGGATGGGAGGTTATAGCCACAGTAATGGCATTTTATCCTTGCACCCAAATTCCACCTGACAGTTCCCGAGCAGACATTTCCCCGccagtattattttttctttttctccatatcAGCTAGGTCCACAGGTGTGTCTAGCCCACACGCACTTGAGGGGGCAGTCAAAAGAGTTTCCGTTACATGTACTGGGACATTCACTGTTATCCTGTTCAGGGTGTTTGATACACCATGAGGCATTTAATGGCTTTGTGTTTTGAGGAGAATGTTCATTAGTGTTCCATCGAGCACTATATTTGGTAGTCCCCCATGGAATTTCGGGGCATGGTGTAGTACCATTCCAGCTCCACCCTGTGGCCTCATGGGTAGGCTGGAGAATATAATTACATCTGGTGTTCTATACCGAACTAGCATTTACCGCACCTGGTGACCAACTGTAGGCAAGAGAAGTATagcctcctcccctgccctctttGAACCTCCAGCTATAACTGTTAAattgctcccatgtgagctcaagggctAGCGATATATTGATGTCCTGCACAAAAATCAGTAGAGTGTCTTCAGCTGACTTGGGGGTAGGTAGGCAAACCGTTACAGAAGTTAGGTTCCTCATTTGGGCGAATCCCACTATCACTTTTGCTACTACGttgtcatccagatcttcaccatgcACGCTGGCCACCATCATCACTGCCAGTAGGAGCACCAGGATGGCTTATTTCTCCGTTGTCCTGTAAGAAAACACAAAGCTAGGCCTCAGTCCTTTGAGACCAGGTCTCGGGGTTAGAAGTCGGGGATTATCCACCAGGCACTGATACGGGGAGTCTTTCCACTCCTGTCTAGGGCTTCCCAGGCATATAAGCCTCTGGGTTTAGGCAGGGTCATAGGAACAGtgccaatggagggcagtttcaccatgacaggtTGGCCCACATACATCCTTAGTGGGAACTGGTGTCCGTGATCGTCCGGTACAGAGTCATCACACGTTAATGGTCCCGTAGGACAAAATGCTTGAATTTTTGGACTTCAATAATTTCCCCATCGGTTATTAACAGTAAAAACTCCTTGTGGTAATCGTATGTCTCAGTTATGGTGTGAGACGTCAGCATGTCTTTTGATCAAACCACTGGTTCGTTCAACTGTACTGTTAGCTTGGGCATAATATGGTGTGTGAAACACCTATTTGATGCCTTCCCCTCGTGCCCCGTCTTGTGCCGCTGTGGCCATGAAATGTGACCCATTGTCACTTTGTatacattcaggaataggtaaaataataaatcattCTCACAGAGCTTGGACTCTCTGATCTCCGGTGGCTGTGCTAATGGCTGTGGCCATAGACAATCCCGGTACCACCTCTACTCctaccaaaatatatttcctcccaTGGGGTGGTTTCAAACGGCCAACCTAATCAatctgccacgtgctccaaagagccttgccttgtctgatatgctgggccggggCTTGATTTGGGTGATCAGCCTtgagccttattcggcattgtgcgCAAGCCGTGAGGAtcgcttcacaggttttcataggcAACGGCCAACCCCGGGATCGCCATTCATAacagagatctgctttccctgggtGGCTTCgcttgatatgcaaccattcagcTAATCcgtcccaatcttccttctcactggtgaccgtcctgatttgggccaggtggtccacctggtGGTTCCATTTTGCAGGGGGGGTTCCATCCCGTGCGTGGCCCTttacccatcccacctttaaaggccGGGACCTCCCTgttgccaggagacattgccagtcctctgtcctccataCCTTTGTACGACCTATTTCCCatttactagattcccactgacatatccattCTGTAACGCCCTTAATGGTTGCATAGGAGTCGGTATAAACGACAGTAGCACCATTCTCTGTGGCCAGTAATAGAGCCCGTaattctcctacttgtgcactaccttcaccctcttcttcgactgtcttcccagtacaaTTTCTAATGctactgctttatattgccatctTGATCCCACTGGATGGGCAGATGCATCAGTGAACCATACTCCGTGCGTATCGGAGCCTGCCACAAATTCAGGTGCCTcttcaatcggagaaggtttgtAGGGTCGACCCAACAAGGTCAGATTGGGGTTTACAGGCTGTTGTAGTCCGGAGGCCTTAAGCGGACCCTCTTTTAGTGGACGCAACTGGCTAATCCCTTCTaagtatgcataccatttcctaactgtggccttttgggcttcTCCCGTGGGAGGAGGAGATCCATGGAGGACTGAGTTTAGGAGAGGAAGAGGGCCCTGTACTGTAACATCCTGTAACGtgtgcagcttttcagcctccttaaccACTCTAATGAGGGAAAGGACCCCTTTTTCCCAGTCCAAGTACCGTTGCTCGGTCTCCTTAAATGAAGCGGAAGAGAACAATAAAGGTCTAGCTGGTGTTCATGGTCCCTTTTGAAACATGCCACAGTACGAAGCATGTGCAGCAAATCCCCAGTCCACCCCTAAAGGATCTCGCGGGTGCAACGGGCCTAGCCTCTGGTAAGCCTTGAGCTCATCTTTCAGGATATTGAGAGCTTCTGTATGTTGCGgagtccaatcccatttccttttctttcaaagcaagtCATACAGAGGGCGGGCAATCACTGAGAACCcgggtatatgttttctccagtagcccaagGTACCTAGCAGCTGCTGGAATTCCATCttattgcctggagtctgtcccttCTCAATAGCTGACAGAGTGTCATCAGGTACCGTGACTGCTCCAGCTATCAACCAAGCTCCtaggaatttaatttcttgtccgggaccttgacatttagaaagcggaatgtctagcccattcttggtcaacagattccagatggcttcggccacttgccctacctgttccttgttctCTCCACCAACTACGATATCATCTCTATATTGATATGTATGGATGCCTTATGGCACTTCCACAGCATTGAGAAGCTTGGCTAAGGCACCGTGGGCAACAGTAGGAGAGTGCCTGTATCCTCGGGGAAGTTGATTAAAGGTGtattgtgtcccctcccaagtaaATGCGAACTGGGGTTTGttctcttcccttaggggaatcatcaaaaacatatccttgacatctaaagcagccgtCCATGGGTGGGCAGCTGCCTGTATTGCCGTTACTATTTAGGTTACGCTTGGGATGGcagcagttaatggtggggtattaacTGTTTAATGTCCTATCATCAGTTGTTAATTGCCACCTCCCACCcggtttacggactggccaagCTGGAGAATTATAAGGGGAGTGTGTGCGACTTATGATCTGTCTTTTCTCGAGGTCGTTAATTACTTCTGAAATCCCCCCTGTGGTAGCGGGTATCGAGAGACACGGGTTACTTTAGATGGCGGTAGCGCAGGAGCAACCTACAAAGTTTTCACATGGGTAGCCTCTGCCCCTCTGCCTCCACAGCTCCACACCCTGCCATTGCGTAGCTACCATCGTTTGCCTGCCAGCACGTCGAATCCTAGTACATTTCCCTTGTCAGAGCTCACAGCCACTTCCACAGCCGTCACTCTCTTTTCCCCAGGCAGCCCGAGTTCAGTTTGAGCTATGGGACATTGTTCTGCCGCTCCTGCCTGGCACTCCTATTATGTTTACGGTCTTTCTTGAGGGTTTGATTCCTAGCTCATCAGCTAGTTGTTCATGTAAAACACTCATTCGGGCCCCTGTATCCGTCGGGAGTTCCGAACTTAcccgtcttggacccacaggaacCAAGAGTGTATGAGGCTCCTCATCAGCAGACCACTGGGAAGAACTCACCGCGCGGAcggggcggcctgaaccccacgCCGCAGCTCCTAGCTTCTTCACTCTTCCCGTTGCCCTCGCAGTGCCGCGCGAGGGCGGGGCGCGGGTGCCGGCGTCTCCCTTCGGTCTCCAGTTTTCCCCTCTGGCGATTCCACCGGCTGCCGGCCTTTCTCCGCCGCTCATCCCCTCCGGGAtcggcccgccgccccgccccgccccggggacGGGGGTCAGGCCCGCGCCAGGGGCGGGGCGGCGTTCGGGGCGGGGCTTGCGACTGCCTTGCCGgacctgcccgccgcccgccgcgccgccctccgGCTCCGCCCACCGGCCCTCGCGCCCGTGAGCCGCGGCGCTGTGGGACACTTCCGCCCAGCTCGACGCCTGCGCGGGCCGGGCCGTGAGTGGCGGTTTTGGCGGGTTGCGCTCAGCCCTTTCTCTGAGGGACGTCCTCGGAGGCTTTTTAAGGCGTCCCTAGCCCTCTGAGAAGAGGTCTAAGGTGGCGGGGGTCCACCTCTGTGGGCGTCGCCATCCCTCGCTGCCCGCCCCCTGTCGTAGAATCTTAGAAtcgtttcggttggaaaagaccttcaagatcatcgagtccaaccaccaaccgtgcccactaaaccacgtcctgaagtaccccgtccgctcgctttttgaacacctccggGGCTGGTGACTCagccgcttccctgggcagcctatccCAAGGTCTGACGACCCTCTCGGTAAGGAAAAGTTTCCCAACACCTAACCtcaatctcccttgccgcaacttgaggccgtttcctctcgccctatctccagccacctgacagaagagaccggCACCCACAAACATACACCGCCTGAACACGGGAGGCCTTTTGCACCCCCTCCGTCAACCCCGACAACGCCTTTACCCGAACAGTAAgggattctcctctctccttggggtccgcacccccagcccgataggctactcgggacgttcTCGGTTGATCGTCCCCAGGTCCGTCAGTCAGAAACACTCCCGATCCCCAGAAACCCCTAGCTGCATCATCACTGAAGAGCATCTAATGTGCCCCCATTAAAGAAACTCCCCACACTCTTCATGAGGGTGGGTGTAACCGCAGCAGCCAAGATGTCAATAAACCACTGCTTTGAACAAAAGCTGCGTCCATGAGCGTCCATGACATGAGCATGTTGGGTTACTATTTCTAAAGCTTAAGCATTCTAattgttaaaggattttcagtcacgggtttctctaggtttgctttattaacaaccccgagttgggccaccaccgcagtgaatggcgcacttccaaaagtttccaaaccttacatacccttttgccacccactgtcccactccaaagtctctgtaattttccagccgaagtctctgtaattttccagccgatttcctgttctcatatcgttatcctTCATCGTCTTATCTCATCcgttctccattctcatgtctcggttctccTGAGATTGgtggtcataggcagaaggtctccgctCACCATcgtcacttatcttcttacacttcaaaggtacctATGAATTTCCAGAGAAACTACTCAggttatttcattaatttaccttgttctaaagttaatcacttactcccgtgtcttaggtctaagatttatgatccttcctctgttgattcagcttgactggattttaagccagccatgaagAGGGAGTCTCATAGAACAATTACGCAGCTCAtagatattgttttataagcGCCCGCATTCTATCAGTCATATCTaaaccaatttctaatcattagttgcATGTCcaatatgaatagtcttaaaacaatgaggcttaaggcctagttccttttacactAATGTTGGTTGTGTAGTATTAATTTCCCCTAACATCATTGAACCGCTGGTTTACTAATGTTCTTGGAGTGCTAGACAATTTTGATTGAAGAACAAACATGTTGATTTTAAAACGTTTAATGAGATTGTCTGAGCCTCGGTGACAGAAGACGTGaaggaatggcttaaagctgcgtCAAGGGCAGTTccgattggatattaggaaaaagttcttcagcgagagggtggtcaagcagcGGAACAAGCCCCTCCCCGGAAAGGGTCACAGCCCCAAGCCTCTTGGTATTCAAGAAGCATTTGCACATAGGCTCATTCTATGATACATATTTGAGGTTGCCTCGTGCGGAGTCaggggttggactcgatgaccctcgggggtcccttccaactcgggACGTTCCGTGATTGCGAGATTGCCGTTGGCAGGCAGATGGCAAGAAATCCAACATAAAGCAGCACGCAAGCTCCCGTGAAGAAAACGAACTCTAGCCCAGCCTTCACCAGTACACCAGGGCAGCTGTGAGTCGCTGAGCCGGGGTGAGGCCGAaggccggggctggccggcggGCGTGCCCGTGATGCGCTCTGGCACCTGTGACATCAGAGGGGACGAGtcacaatgggggggggggggtataaaaggcaccagctggcagcgctgccccagTACAGCCTGGGCGAGCGGTGAGTGCGCaggcggggggaggctgggctggacgagggcccccggggggggggtgggttctCAGCCTGCATCGAGGGCCCAGCTGCTCGCGGCAACACCTTGGGCAGGGCACGGTGCCGCCGCCACCGGGGCTGGGCGCAGgccttgctgcctcccagctgcctcgCCCCCTCTCCtacctgcccccagctccctgcggctcccgcccctgctccccccgacgccagctccctccctcccagcccccccgaaccccttctctccctcctcctgcaggccATGGGTGTCATACAATTCTTCACCCTGGTTGTGCAAAGCATCCTCTGGAACGCTCAGGTGGTCGATGATGAGCTGGATGAGGCCACACGCGAGCGCATGCAGCAGCGTGAGACGTACCTTAGCTGGAAGATGAgtcggctgctgcaggagctggagcaggggacacagcagctggagctgaggacCCAGGAGCAGAGCGGCTTTGCCTGGGGAgccctgctctttgctgccttGCAGCAGTGGCAGTTCTGGGCTGTTGCTGGAGTCCTACTCCTGCTCTTCAGGCTCTGCTGGTGGCTCAGGAAAAGGAGCCATGAGGTGGACAGCAGCAGTGACGAGGAGAGTTCTAGCAGTGACAGGGAGCAGGCGGAAGAAGAAGACGACGACAGCGACAATGATCAGGGAAGGTTTTTTGAGGAGCGCATACAGTGGCCAGTTCAGAACCTAGCCAGGGACCGTCAGGTGGTAAAGGACCTCATAGACAACTTCATCCTTGTCTTCAGAGAAATCTTGTCAAATAGTTTCTTCCCAGTGCTGCAACCCGCCATCAGGGTGGGCAGCGCCTTTGAAGGTTGGAGTCCCCGCGAGGAAGACATCATCTACCGCCTGCTCGTGCCCCTGAAGCCCCCCCCTGGGCACGCCTTCCACCTGGAGTTGGGCAACAGGGGGGTGACGCCAGCATGGGACTCCTACGTCCGCGTGGAGCTGGTGTGCAC
It includes:
- the LOC128140195 gene encoding translation initiation factor IF-2-like — its product is MDAHGRSFCSKQWFIDILAAAVTPTLMKSGRLKKPPRTSLRERAERNPPKPPLTARPAQASSWAEVSHSAAAHGREGRWAEPEGGAAGGGQVRQGSRKPRPERRPAPGAGLTPVPGAGRGGGPIPEGMSGGERPAAGGIARGENWRPKGDAGTRAPPSRGTARATGRVKKLGAAAWGSGRPVRAVSSSQWSADEEPHTLLVPVGPRRDNGEISHPGAPTGSDDGGQRAW